A window of Fundulus heteroclitus isolate FHET01 chromosome 15, MU-UCD_Fhet_4.1, whole genome shotgun sequence contains these coding sequences:
- the myct1a gene encoding myc target protein 1 homolog, translating into MAENDTDVNLDILKSFDFAPLIVAFCVAIAVGLLLGATVYVILTWMSRRKAGSASITRRPLRRSQNSSRGRPGFNRSSSYERRSNNSLISAAFSFHRPPSSPDQLDAVGHKSSFRASTFHPLVQCSQIAREAEEGSQTTLPRTPPLATSPGTARTAAEPAANRSRPESFWGSNGLRGLGVTQTPPPAYESIIRAYQETRT; encoded by the exons ATGGCTGAAAACGACACAGATGTCAATCTGGACATTCTAAAGTCCTTTGATTTTG CTCCTTTAATTGTAGCGTTCTGTGTAGCCATTGCTGTGGGCCTACTGCTGGGCGCCACGGTTTACGTGATCCTGACCTGGATGTCCCGACGCAAAGCCGGCTCGGCCAGCATCACCCGCCGCCCTCTGCGCCGCTCCCAGAACTCGTCCCGCGGTCGCCCCGGGTTCAACCGCAGCAGCAGCTACGAGCGGCGCAGCAACAACAGCTTGATAAGCGCCGCTTTCAGCTTCCACCGCCCGCCTTCCTCCCCAGATCAGCTGGACGCCGTGGGGCATAAATCCAGCTTCAGGGCCTCCACCTTCCATCCCCTCGTTCAGTGCAGCCAGATTGCGAGGGAGGCCGAGGAGGGGAGTCAGACCACGCTCCCCCGCACCCCGCCGCTGGCCACGTCGCCTGGAACGGCTCGGACCGCCGCGGAACCAGCCGCCAACCGCTCGAGACCAGAGTCGTTTTGGGGCAGCAACGGTCTGAGGGGTTTGGGAGTGACGCAGACCCCGCCTCCGGCGTATGAGAGCATCATCAGGGCTTATCAAGAAACGCGTACCTGA